From a single Peromyscus maniculatus bairdii isolate BWxNUB_F1_BW_parent chromosome 4, HU_Pman_BW_mat_3.1, whole genome shotgun sequence genomic region:
- the Zcchc3 gene encoding zinc finger CCHC domain-containing protein 3: MASGGGSDGAEEGLQRDRPQLPLPAQPTARAEEAEGAREKMGWAQVVKNLAEKKGDFREPRRRDESGSGESGGRGSPAGPAAPNPDDFPPAARGDPKGRRREPAGEAADAGSRKGAGDASRRKKAEVAAAEEEKEEEGEAAAMATPAKPGTTEDAAAERPLQDEPPAAGPGKGRFLVRICFQGDESACPTRDFVVGALILRSIGMDPDDIYAVIQIPGSREFDVSFRSADKLALFLRVYEEKRELEDCWENFVVLGRSRSSLKTLFILFRNETVDVEDIVTWLKRHCDVLAVPVKVTDRFGIWTGEYKCEIELRQGEGGVRHLPGAFFLGAERGYSWYKGQPKTCFKCGSQTHMSGTCTQDRCFRCGEEGHLSPYCRKVIVCNLCGKRGHAFAQCPKAVHNNVAAQLNGVAGH, from the coding sequence ATGGCCTCCGGCGGCGGCAGCGATGGCGCCGAGGAGGGTCTACAGCGGGACCGGCCGCAGCTCCCGCTCCCCGCGCAGCCCACGGCCCGCGCCGAGGAAGCCGAGGGCGCCCGCGAGAAGATGGGCTGGGCGCAGGTGGTGAAGAACCTGGCGGAGAAGAAGGGCGACTTCCGCGAGCCGCGGCGGCGCGACGAATCGGGCAGCGGGGAGAGTGGCGGCCGCGGCAGCCCCGCGGGCCCGGCCGCGCCGAACCCCGACGACTTCCCGCCGGCCGCCCGCGGGGACCCCAAGGGCCGCCGTAGAGAGCCTGCGGGCGAGGCGGCCGACGCCGGCAGCAGGAAGGGAGCGGGAGACGCGAGTCGAAGGAAGAAGGCCGaggtggcggcggcggaggaggagaaggaggaggagggggaggcagcgGCCATGGCGACCCCCGCCAAGCCCGGCACGACCGAAGACGCAGCTGCAGAGAGACCACTCCAGGACGAGCCCCCGGCCGCCGGGCCGGGCAAGGGCCGCTTCCTCGTGCGCATCTGTTTCCAGGGAGACGAGAGCGCCTGCCCGACCCGGGATTTCGTGGTGGGCGCGCTCATCCTGCGCTCCATCGGCATGGACCCTGACGACATCTACGCGGTCATCCAGATCCCCGGCAGCCGTGAGTTCGACGTGAGCTTCCGATCCGCCGACAAGCTAGCCCTGTTTCTCCGCGTCTACGAGGAAAAGCGGGAGCTGGAGGACTGCTGGGAGAACTTCGTGGTGCTGGGGCGGAGCAGGTCCAGCTTGAAGACCCTCTTCATCCTCTTCCGGAACGAGACCGTGGATGTGGAGGACATCGTGACCTGGCTCAAGCGCCACTGCGACGTGCTGGCCGTGCCCGTGAAAGTGACCGACAGGTTTGGGATCTGGACCGGGGAGTACAAGTGCGAGATCGAGCTGCGCCAGGGGGAGGGCGGCGTGAGGCACCTGCCCGGGGCCTTCTTCTTGGGAGCCGAGAGGGGCTACAGTTGGTACAAGGGGCAGCCCAAGACGTGCTTCAAATGTGGGTCTCAGACCCACATGAGCGGCACCTGCACGCAGGACAGGTGTTTCAGGTGCGGGGAAGAGGGGCACCTGAGCCCTTATTGCCGGAAGGTCATCGTGTGCAACCTCTGTGGCAAGAGAGGACACGCCTTTGCCCAGTGTCCCAAAGCAGTTCACAATAACGTGGCTGCTCAGCTCAACGGCGTGG